One Argentina anserina chromosome 6, drPotAnse1.1, whole genome shotgun sequence genomic window, TTCAATTGGCTTCTGCGGAGCAGAAAAAGGCGGATGAGAGTGTATTGAGGCTGGTTGAAGAGCAAAAGGTATCAAATACGGGCTACTTGAGATTATAGAAATAACATACGAATGATGGGTTCATTGATTTTCACTGACAAGGACTCTTTGGTctcagagagagaaaaaagatGCCTTAGATAAAATACTTCATCTAGAAAAGCAACTGAATGCCAAACAGAAGGTGGAGATGGAAATAGAAGAATTGAAAGGTAAACTAGAGGTGATGAAGCACATTGGGGATCAAGATGATGATGCCGTTCAAAAGAAGATAAAAGATATGGAAGAAGAATTGAAAGAGAAACAGGAAGAGCTTGAAGGTTTGGAAAATATGAATCAAACTCTAATCATCAAAGAGCGCCAGAGCAATGATGAGTTGCAAGATGCTCGTAAAGAATTGATAAAggtatgcattttttttcctgTGTACTTGATCTTTGTTaattcacacacacacacacaagcaTTCGTTGGCCATAATTTCTTGCTTTTCCTCTTAAGTTTTGTTCCTAGTACTTTGAGGCTTATTTATATAGTAATCACTGACCTCTAAACTTTAAGTCATTCATTAGAATCACTGAAATCATAAAACAGCCACTTTAATGCTCAGCCTCTATTATGATGGAAATAATGAGGTTATTTTGATTGTCATCTCTATATTTCATTCCTTGGAAGCAACAGACGTTGATAaagtacgtaaataaaaaagaagaaactaAAAAGAATGACTGAATTGCTACTGAGTTCTGAGTGATCAATTACGAATTGCCAATTAAAAGCTGTTTTTTTTCCATTGCTTACTTAAAGATTTTTTCTTGTCTTAAATCTCTAGGGTGACCAAAGTATGATACATTCAGCTAATCCTTTTTACTTCTTTAATTCCGATAACATAGGTTGTCATTCTATTTCTAGTTATGAATTGATTGGAAGAGTATATTTCTACTgtttttgcttttgtttttacttctTTAATTCCAATAACATAAGTTGTCATTTCTAGTTATGAATTGATGGAAGAGTATATTTctactgtttttgtttttgtttttgtttttgcagtAGAAGAAAGATTATGATGTGCAACTTTGAAGTGTCCTTGTATGAAAGCTCTTATTGTTTTAATCTTATTATAGGGTTTGTCTGAAATGTTAGCTGGTCCATCTCATATTGGGATAAAGAGAATGGGAGATCTGGATCAAAAACCCTTCCTCAATGCATGCAAGTCAAAGTTTTCTCTCGAGGAAGCGCAGGTTCAGGCCTTCACTATGTGCTCCCAGTGGCAGGAAAATCTGAAAGATCCAGAATGGCATCCTTTCCAGGTGATAGAGAGAGAAGGGAAAACTGTGGTATGTCTTTCGAATAGCATCAGATATTTTAATTCTCAGTACATTTAGTAACCAATAATTAAGTGTGTCTTTGCTGCAATAATTCAAACCAACTAATAATGGCTGAAGAGGTCCAGAGTATTACACATTGTCATGTGAGGCTTAGGCTCAAGTTGGAGCATTCAACTCTAACCTAATTGCTTTCGGTGAGAGTCCCTACGTTTTCGTTGCTGAGCAAGGCTTAAGCTCTCGACATAGGAGATTCTATCAATAATTATAGTGTGTACCATATCAATTTTTAGGAAGTTCTTGTAGGATGGGAGGCAAATTTGAATATTGAAAGATACTTCCTATGGATAAAATGaatttctttcatattttctGGCTTCACCTGAAAATATTTGTACCTTCAAGCAGGGAATTCTGCTTGTTTAAGTGGGTGAATTTGGGGAGACACTCCTATTGGAGAACTAATGAGCAGTTCTGCCCTTTATTGTTTATGTCGACATTAATTGAACTAACTCTTCTTTTGTTCTATCGATACTTTTTCCCACATAAGTTTATACTTTGATTGAAAAATCCAATTGTGTGATCTTTTCCTTGAACGAACAGCAGTCCAACATTTTGTCCTACTTTTTCTCTCAAACTTCTAATACACTGGGATCCACTGGATGTAGTTGGGACCGAGTTGTGCTGAATAACGATTTTATTGGTGAGGAATGAGGATGAGTGGAGAAGAGCAAAAATCAAAGatttcaactttttttttttggcatgcATTAGATGATGTGTATTCATACTGAGAATTAATTCCTTTATCTCTAAGAACTATGATTTCAAGGAACTTTCGTGTATAGGGCAATAGGAAGTCATAAGAAGATGATTAATTCGTTACAAATGATGTTGTCACAGGAAATTATCAACGAGGAAGATGAGAAGCTACGTAATCTGAAGGAGGAGTGGGGGCTTGAGATACATAATTGTGTTGTTAAAGCGTTAAAAGAAGTTAATGAGTATAATCCAAGTGGCAGGTATGTTATTGCTGAGCTCTGGAATTTAAAAGAAGACAGAAAAGCGACATTGAAGGAGGTTATTGCCTTTATCTTGAAGAATATTAGGACACTCAAGCGAAAGAGATGAGCAGGTTAGTGTTTCTCTGATCTTGCAGTTCTGTGCTAGTCTGGGCTGATTGTTAAACCTGAAAAATTTGTATAAGGTAGGAATTGTGCTAGTCTGGGCCCATTCCCTTACCAGATAATGCGTCATTCATGGCACATTACAGTTTCACTCATAGCTGTGGTAGGATGGGATATTGACATATTGTTGAATGAAAACAATTATGGCTTTGTTAAATTCCTACGGAAAAATATTGAGAGAAAAACAATCTGCTGCATACTGTCTAGTTGAGAGTTTGTGTCCAAGAAACAATAATGATTctttaattgatttttttattcaatgcaACTTCAAGTTCTGAGTATTGTGGCGAGTACtcagttttggtggatttctGTTTTCGCTTTTGTCTCTCTTGCTTATGGATGATTTTTATATGATTATTCCATTTGGGATGAAATAGAACCGTTATTTGTTGTATATGCACATCTTATTAACTTTGTTCTCTTTGCGGTTTCTTATTTCTGAAGCACAACAGCACACAGCGGAGCATGGAAATTGGAGCATAGATTATTGTAATGCTTGCAACTGTTCAACTGGAAGGCAGGATCGTGTTTCTTTGAAGCTCAATTGATTGTTTCAATTTCCTTAACCGGATCTTACGCTAATGAAAATAACTTGTAATGTTGGAAGACCTGTACTTTTCTTAATATTGAACTTAAACAATTTTCATGGTGATAATTTAGTGACTGCCGTTTTACTGTCTATCCGATTTAACCCGTCTTGGATAAAACTTTGCTGTAATGCTGCTTGCCGGGGAACATCTTTTACTCCTTGCAAACCATAATGAAAGCTTCATGGGCAACTTAGGCTTTGTCGATTAAAATTATGACCAAAAGTGCAAAACTACGGCCTTGTGTAGCTGTAGCGTACAGCACTCTTTTACCTCTATTTTTTGGGTAAAGGTAAAGAGCCACCTCTTTAGTTTAAGTGCCGGTTATAACCTCAGCTAACTCGTGCCTCTGAAACCGAATTTCTGAACAGCAGCAACtgcagctctctctctctggctCTCACCTCTACATAGACAGAGAAGGAGAAAGACTTAGCCGTATTGATTGAATCACTTAACACCAATCAGGTGATGAATCCCTTGCTACGTTTTTTTGTGTATATTTAGACTTGTTTGATAGTTACACTCTGTTAGTCTTTCTTGAATTCCTCGCTACGTTCTGCGATTGATAAATTTCCTGGCTCTGGTTCTAATTTAGAGACTTGGGTTTGCTTCATATCAtgtattttattaattttcctTTGAGATTACTCTGTATCGATCTCGCAATCACAATGCACACAAAGGTGTTCGATTATATGCCTCTGAGACACCCAACACTGCTTTTGCTTGCTTAACTCTCACTTGCTGCTACTACCCCAttgtgttttggttttgtattttgatTGGTTATTAGTATTGTGATGCAAATGCTTTGGTTATTCTTCAGCATGTGAGTATCTGCCGAAACCAGGACAATGGGTACTCGGAAGGTGTTGCAGAGTGTCGCCAGCACGTTCTTCACGGTTGGGGTCGTGGGTCTCTGTATATCGGATCGTATCGCCAGCGTTGCTCTGGTTCGGGGTTCCTCTATGTCTCCTACATTGAATCCCGGGGAGACTAAGTTTATGGGCATATCGACTGGTTGGTATCGATTATCGAAAGAGAAtattgtaaacaaatttccttTTCAATGCATAATGTGATTGAAACTCTTGTTTTTCCAGATGACTATGTTTTGCTGGAGAAATTGTGTCTTAACCATTACAAGTTCTCCCATGGTGATATTGTAGTATTCCGGTATTTTCTCCACCCAACATTTTCTCGGCTACCATTTTTGTTTATATCTTAGgacttggattttttttttgtcagcTCACCAAGTGATCACAAGGAGAAACATATTAAGAGGATAACCGCCTTACCTGGAGAATGGATTGGAATTCGGAAGTCCTACGATGTGCTGAGAGTTCCGGAGGGGCATTGCTGGGTTGAGGGAGACAATTCATCTTCAAGCATGGATTCAAGAACATTTGGCACAGTAGGTTATCCTGTCTTTTGCTCTAGAATAGAATAATAGATTAACAGTAGTATTACCAATGCAGAATTTACACTACTATTGTTGTTACCTTAAGATGTAACAACACTGAACAGCCTGCAGCTTGCAATAGTGACATAGTTGCGTCAGATTGCAGTGACAgtaatttgcaagtgtggctaAGATGAGAAGTTTATAATTCTGTCACTTTTGCTAACTTAAGCTATTCTTGACAGATTCCCCTGGGTTTAGTTCAAGGAAGGGTGACCCACATTGTGTGGCCTCCTCAGAGAATAGGTGCGATTCAGAGAAGTACCGCAGGGCAGACTTGATCCTCTCTAGGTGCACATCACTCTAGgagtctcaaatacaaaaattTTTGTGGAAGAAACAATAAGAGAAATTTTCACCATTATGGCATAGCAGCATTCGTGGTtcctttattttgtttgtcaacaatttattttataaaaagaGGCAGGCTGAAAGTTGTTCATCAGACATAACATCAAACCCATGTTTAAGACGATCAACAGTTATCATCGTTGTTGTAGCTGTTTATCAGGACTAATTAGGTTACCTTACATTAGAATAGACAATCTCTTACAGTTTTTGTTGAATATGACAATGGGAAGTTAAAGTTAGTATTAAAGGTAATTATCTATTGTGCTTAACTGCTTAAGTGATGATTCTAATTTGGCTGAAAGGCCCTAAACCCTACGGCAGacctacaattttttttttcaaaacaccATTTCGAAAATGATCATGTACAGTATTAAATTTGGACTGAAATCAAAGTCAGAAATCCAGTCTAAGGGTATACGGTGTTTAATAGGATAAAAGCAGTGGAATTTTTAAATTTACTGGTgcgaaaggaagaagaaaggtcCAGTTCTCTCTAGATTTTCTAAAAGACTATTGGTATCCGTATTAAGTCAATTTAAGTCCAAATTTGTTGAATATTAACCAATGATCATGGTTAACACCACAAATACTCGTGTAAATTAGTTTCCGAGTATACAAAGCTCGCTCATTTTATTGTTTCACCTCAGTCTTTCTCGCTCTCCCTCTCACTCTGTCTCACTgtaaatctctctctctctctctctctgaccgAGACTCCATTAATGTGGAACTATGTTTCAGAGTTTCTTGATACAgtaatatatgtatgtttagGGGTTTTAGGGTGGTTGAAATTAACTGTGTTTGGGAAACGATGATTTTCATTTTGCATGTGAAATTTGGTCCTGTGATTTAGAATTGTAGTCTTGTAGAATGGAAGTCTAGACGGAAACTGATTGTCTTTTTGAACCCAAGAATACTGATTTTAACAAATCTCTTGTTTGTGGATTTATGATTTCTAATTTTGAGTAACTACGATAGAAGTGTGCCAAACCTATGCCATTCACTACGATATTGACACGTGGAATTCCACTAAACACAAACCAACATAATTAAGTTTTTATAAATTTCAGCttttaaataaatgaaaatttaaaaaaaaaatactctaAGAAAAAGAGTGTCGAGTCTCTTTTCTTTCGTTCTCTCTTTTGAGCGGCGTCAGAGTTAGGGTTGTCTTTGTTCTCTTATAGACTGTGTTCTAAAAATCGCCGTTTAGGCGCCCGGAGACCCTTGGCCGCCGTGATTTTGGGCTAAACGGCGGTGTTAGGCGACTGGCCGATTTTTGCCCGCCTTGGCGGTTGGGCAGATCCtgggctttttttttttttttttggattttgagtttgattcgGATACAAAAGAAGTActtgaatgatatggagaagaagaatttgatgagCTCCGAGGGATTATGCTTGCAAAAATGCATTCCCGttgtttgaattgtttttcttaatttccaAAGGGTTGGtgaattgtgtttcttattattgattttcctaagttcattgttgttgaattgtattttcttttttttcctaagaGGCTAAGATCATTAGATCAATATTGTTGAACATTTCTAAGGATTAAGGATTAAGAACAAATGTATTTTCAATATTctagacattatatatatttttacattcatttcatgcattatattcttattttaattgtatttatataattatttgttattaaaatttaaaatatatacaaaaataaaaatccgattaatccccgattaatcctctgggcgctggtttttagctgtccgcTCGATTAACGCTTAgagatttttagaacattgcttATAGATCAAAGGAATACAGTCGAGTCTGTGTCTTCCCTGGGTTTTCTCCCATCGGATGTTGGTTTGGATGTAGAGGTTTTGGCATTTCCTTTTTGTGGTGGGCGATTGGTTGTGGTGGATGGAGGAAAGTTGGTGGGATGCTTCGTCGTTTGGTGTTATTTGAGTAGGAAGCAAGGGAGATCGTGCTTTCGGATGAGCCTTATCGGTGGAGACCAAAAAAGTTTCTGATTGTTGACCAGTTACTCACTAACAGACAATATAACGAAGAAGCCCTTATGGGACGATGCGATCTTTGTGGacgtaaaaaaaaataaggtgGAGGCAGATCAAAGATCACGGTGGTGGCTCTAGAGGGTAGCGACAAGATTGTGTTTTCATTTCCTCATGAATATGACAAGAACAAAGTTCGGTGGGGGAGCCCATGGCATTTCAATAATTCTCTGTTTGTAGTGGCGGCTAGTGATGGTAGGGACGACctttttcaaatttctttGAATTGGCAGTTCTTTTGGATCCGTCGTGGGGTATTCCACCGCTGTACATGGAGCCTGAAACTGGTTTACGGATTGGTAATGCGATTGGAGTTGTTGCTCGTCTTGAAGAAGCTGAGAATGGATCTGGGTAATACGTTGAAGATCATATTTCAGATTAATACTGATGCTCCAATATGTCAAGTGGCTCATGTTCGACTGTCGGGGGTGACTAAAGGTTCTTGCTTTGAAGTTGACTATGTTGGGCTGCCTAacttttgtgagttttgtggtTTTCTTGACCATGATTATAATAGATGCGAGCTCCAGAAAGCTGGAATCATTAAGGAGAAGCAATTTGATGTTTTGCTTCGTGCGGAACGTAAGGATAAGTGATTGCGGGAGAACGAGTCCAGAGATCGTCGGGTGGTAATTGAGAACATGGTTCAGAGTGAAGGCCGGTTCGGCCATGCGGAGAAAGGCAAAGGCGGTTGGTTGATGA contains:
- the LOC126799705 gene encoding uncharacterized protein LOC126799705; the protein is MGTRKVLQSVASTFFTVGVVGLCISDRIASVALVRGSSMSPTLNPGETKFMGISTDDYVLLEKLCLNHYKFSHGDIVVFRSPSDHKEKHIKRITALPGEWIGIRKSYDVLRVPEGHCWVEGDNSSSSMDSRTFGTIPLGLVQGRVTHIVWPPQRIGAIQRSTAGQT